A single Carnobacterium inhibens subsp. inhibens DSM 13024 DNA region contains:
- a CDS encoding LacI family DNA-binding transcriptional regulator has translation MTSIRDIAKMAGVSAASVSRILNNDDSFSINENTRRRVIEIANKLNYSKDKNKRGVKSNSDNLTIALIVRHEEGSEREDPYFLDIRRGIESEASKWRMRVVQAFRMRDTEKDWEQLSKYGAVIMIGEMTEEATKKAYDFNHKLILVDSYSKYPNYDCIQTDFASKTHEVLDRLYQNGHRNIAFIGGLGSKVTIEGLSTQYKEEVRAVNYMEWMKLNNLDHFSKIYQGTWRAESGLNLGREMLEAEPRPTAVLVASDPMAVGVYKAINEAHLRIPEDISVVSFDDIEMAKFMTPALSSIQMNAKEMGHLAVRMAKERMLGDRTMPIRTICSSELKIRESIGKIKS, from the coding sequence ATGACAAGTATAAGAGACATAGCAAAAATGGCAGGAGTATCCGCAGCAAGTGTGTCACGTATTTTAAATAATGATGATTCTTTCAGTATTAATGAGAACACTCGTCGAAGAGTCATTGAAATAGCGAATAAGTTGAATTATTCCAAAGATAAGAACAAAAGAGGCGTAAAAAGCAACAGTGATAATTTAACGATTGCTTTAATTGTGAGGCATGAAGAAGGTTCTGAAAGAGAGGATCCTTATTTTCTGGATATTCGCAGAGGAATAGAAAGTGAAGCTTCTAAGTGGCGAATGCGAGTAGTTCAGGCTTTTCGAATGCGAGACACAGAAAAAGACTGGGAACAATTATCTAAGTATGGGGCTGTGATTATGATTGGAGAGATGACAGAGGAGGCTACAAAAAAGGCTTATGATTTCAATCATAAATTAATTTTAGTCGACAGTTACTCAAAATATCCTAATTACGATTGCATCCAGACTGATTTTGCTTCGAAAACTCATGAAGTTTTGGATCGCCTTTATCAAAATGGGCATAGGAACATTGCATTCATTGGGGGATTAGGAAGTAAAGTAACGATTGAAGGCCTATCAACCCAATATAAAGAAGAAGTTCGGGCTGTAAACTACATGGAATGGATGAAGTTGAATAATCTTGATCATTTTTCAAAAATATATCAAGGAACTTGGCGGGCTGAGTCAGGTTTGAATCTAGGCAGAGAGATGTTAGAAGCAGAGCCTCGTCCAACAGCAGTTTTAGTTGCAAGTGATCCTATGGCAGTAGGGGTGTACAAAGCTATCAATGAGGCTCATTTGAGAATACCTGAAGATATTTCCGTAGTTAGCTTTGATGATATAGAAATGGCCAAATTTATGACCCCAGCTTTATCCAGTATTCAAATGAACGCAAAAGAAATGGGACACCTAGCTGTTAGAATGGCAAAGGAACGAATGTTGGGAGATCGAACTATGCCCATTAGGACGATTTGTTCTAGCGAACTTAAAATTAGAGAATCGATAGGAAAAATAAAAAGTTAA
- a CDS encoding purple acid phosphatase family protein yields the protein MYLKRKMKRFSVPSIAAVALLAPFVLAGCQSNAASSTIDSSSMVSSSSNEVELVESKPEVAEVEANNAPNRIITTLNGDTQTQMGFNWYTTDKFDDAKVWVSISEDLSDPLIFDPEVAEVTNQYAERTEDGYYIYADLEKDDEGDPVEGEDGEPIINGYYTDENVSGPEWTSGDAVGSLDLVDVTEYSYKALATDLEPNTTYYYQVGSDSGEKSEIGTFNTSGEVGDEFTFVQYTDTQNAYWNEHVFNEAAYGADTIKQALEVADADFVLHTGDVVETAEVEDEWVDIFSQSEESWLQQPLVVAPGNHDEYALNYGDSQLTEKFNEHINVPVTDEKVDGGSYYSLDYNGVHVVVANTNDNKESEDNPEGKAIGTEQLAWIEEDIKQARENGAQWVVLTYHKPLYSKSYHSLQDEDVQKVREEFMQMIDELDVDLALQGHDHVISRTKSLNFTPTEENFSNATIDQAEVVLGEDNVEYYKNPSGTVFVLPNTGGTKAYDDLYGKSLEHVHEVRPDLSWMTQEDLDYYNNLFAFGGQPQKDGVFANSHSNNRDSTVQNFAVYNVNGNELIVEIYQIFGELVEGEERAVEKVHEFGIVKE from the coding sequence TTGTATTTAAAAAGAAAGATGAAAAGGTTTTCTGTTCCAAGTATTGCTGCTGTAGCATTATTAGCACCGTTTGTATTAGCTGGTTGCCAATCCAATGCCGCATCCAGTACGATTGATTCTTCTTCAATGGTTAGTTCTTCAAGCAACGAGGTAGAGTTAGTCGAAAGTAAGCCAGAGGTAGCTGAAGTTGAAGCAAATAATGCACCTAATCGAATCATCACCACATTGAATGGGGATACCCAAACACAAATGGGATTCAATTGGTATACGACTGATAAGTTTGACGATGCAAAAGTATGGGTAAGTATTTCAGAAGATTTAAGCGATCCATTAATCTTTGATCCTGAAGTAGCTGAAGTTACGAATCAGTATGCGGAAAGAACAGAAGATGGATATTACATCTATGCAGATTTAGAAAAAGATGATGAAGGTGATCCAGTGGAAGGGGAAGATGGCGAACCGATTATCAATGGTTACTACACGGACGAAAACGTCAGTGGACCAGAATGGACCAGCGGAGATGCAGTTGGATCATTGGATTTAGTTGATGTAACAGAATATTCCTACAAAGCATTAGCCACCGATTTAGAACCCAACACTACATATTACTACCAAGTGGGCAGTGATTCTGGTGAAAAGAGTGAGATTGGAACCTTCAACACATCGGGTGAAGTTGGAGATGAGTTTACGTTCGTCCAATACACGGATACTCAAAATGCGTATTGGAATGAACATGTATTCAATGAAGCAGCATATGGTGCAGATACAATCAAACAAGCTTTGGAAGTCGCAGATGCTGATTTCGTGCTACACACTGGTGACGTAGTTGAAACAGCTGAAGTGGAAGATGAATGGGTCGATATCTTTTCTCAATCAGAAGAATCATGGCTGCAACAACCTTTAGTGGTCGCGCCTGGAAATCACGATGAATATGCTTTGAATTATGGTGATTCGCAATTAACTGAGAAGTTCAATGAACACATCAATGTTCCAGTGACGGATGAGAAAGTCGATGGTGGATCGTACTACTCACTTGATTACAACGGAGTACATGTGGTCGTCGCGAACACAAATGATAATAAAGAATCTGAAGACAATCCTGAAGGAAAAGCAATTGGGACAGAACAATTAGCTTGGATTGAAGAGGATATCAAACAAGCTCGTGAAAATGGCGCTCAATGGGTCGTTTTAACCTATCATAAACCTTTGTATTCGAAATCTTATCACTCTCTTCAAGATGAAGATGTTCAAAAAGTGAGAGAAGAATTTATGCAGATGATTGACGAGCTGGATGTAGATCTTGCTTTGCAAGGTCATGACCATGTTATCTCTAGAACAAAATCGTTAAACTTTACGCCAACGGAAGAAAACTTCTCCAATGCAACTATTGACCAAGCGGAAGTAGTTCTTGGCGAAGACAATGTCGAATATTATAAAAACCCTTCAGGAACAGTGTTCGTGTTGCCGAATACAGGTGGGACAAAAGCCTATGATGATCTTTATGGCAAGTCATTGGAACATGTACATGAAGTAAGACCTGATCTGAGCTGGATGACGCAAGAGGATTTAGATTACTACAACAATCTTTTTGCTTTCGGAGGGCAGCCACAAAAAGATGGTGTATTTGCAAATTCACATTCCAACAATCGTGATTCCACTGTACAAAACTTTGCCGTATACAATGTGAATGGAAATGAACTTATCGTAGAAATTTATCAAATTTTTGGGGAATTGGTAGAAGGAGAAGAACGCGCAGTTGAAAAAGTACACGAATTTGGAATTGTTAAAGAATAA
- a CDS encoding PTS sugar transporter subunit IIC, producing MKFGEKFAEKMGPIATLIGDNKYLLSLRDGFMMAFPATMFASIMIIIQNLPTTFGFSQYLPEVVNTFFNDFFGPVGNATMSISAVFIVYGIGYHLAGHYDQPQVFAGAISLSSFIMLLPFGQDESMGTFIPISKLGAEGMFVGILTALIATEIYCRIGRKGFTIKMPDSVPPMIAQSFVAIIPGAVPLFVFNVIRYTFTFTSWGNAVDFVYELLQKPLMGLGGTLPAVLIAVFFTQLFWWFGIHGTLVINAIIDPIMSALALENYEAYKVGAELPHIINTTFMGVFVNQGMQLGISIAMAFFIAKSIRMKTTMKTIMAPAIFNVSEPMTFGLPVVLNPIAFIPWILAPLASTTISYFAISVGLVPRPIGATVVWTTPILFSGWVGTGSISGAILQIVTVVVMTAIWIPFLMAMDKEYLKEEQNDDHEKPVYKEKVKTEYPVEDNL from the coding sequence ATGAAATTCGGTGAAAAATTTGCTGAAAAAATGGGCCCTATTGCCACATTAATAGGCGATAACAAGTATTTATTGAGTTTGCGTGATGGTTTTATGATGGCTTTCCCTGCAACAATGTTTGCATCGATTATGATTATTATCCAAAACTTACCTACTACATTTGGATTTAGTCAATATTTGCCTGAAGTTGTTAATACTTTTTTTAATGATTTTTTTGGTCCAGTTGGAAACGCTACAATGAGCATATCCGCTGTCTTTATTGTTTATGGTATAGGGTATCATCTTGCTGGACATTATGATCAGCCACAAGTATTTGCAGGAGCTATATCATTATCTTCTTTTATTATGCTTTTGCCATTTGGACAAGATGAGTCAATGGGCACATTTATACCCATCTCAAAACTAGGTGCAGAAGGTATGTTTGTTGGGATTCTTACAGCCCTTATCGCTACAGAAATTTATTGTCGAATTGGAAGAAAAGGTTTTACTATTAAAATGCCGGACTCAGTCCCCCCTATGATTGCACAATCATTTGTTGCGATTATTCCAGGAGCTGTTCCATTATTTGTTTTTAATGTTATTAGATATACATTTACTTTTACGTCTTGGGGCAATGCAGTCGATTTTGTATATGAATTGTTGCAAAAACCTTTGATGGGATTAGGTGGTACTTTACCTGCTGTATTGATAGCAGTGTTCTTTACACAACTTTTCTGGTGGTTTGGTATTCATGGAACTTTGGTGATCAATGCAATCATAGATCCTATCATGAGTGCACTTGCACTTGAAAACTATGAAGCATATAAAGTAGGGGCAGAATTGCCTCATATTATTAACACTACTTTTATGGGAGTTTTCGTAAACCAAGGAATGCAATTAGGGATTTCAATAGCAATGGCTTTCTTTATTGCAAAATCCATTCGAATGAAAACGACCATGAAAACGATCATGGCACCAGCTATTTTCAATGTATCGGAACCCATGACTTTTGGGTTACCAGTTGTTTTAAATCCGATAGCCTTTATTCCATGGATATTAGCACCTTTAGCCTCAACAACCATTTCTTATTTCGCAATCTCAGTAGGATTAGTTCCAAGACCGATAGGAGCAACTGTCGTATGGACGACCCCTATATTATTTTCTGGTTGGGTTGGAACAGGATCAATTTCGGGTGCAATCCTTCAAATCGTTACAGTAGTTGTTATGACAGCAATTTGGATTCCATTTTTAATGGCTATGGATAAAGAATATTTGAAAGAAGAACAAAATGATGATCATGAAAAACCAGTATACAAAGAAAAAGTAAAAACTGAGTATCCTGTCGAGGATAACTTATGA
- the mgrA gene encoding L-glyceraldehyde 3-phosphate reductase translates to MYQAAEDRYNNMIYNRVGNSGLKLPALSLGMWHNFGDVDLFENSRKMVHRAFDLGITHFDLANNYGPPAGSAEENFGRILKKDLLPYRDELIISSKAGYDMWPGPYGEFGSKKYLTASIDQSLKRLGLDYVDIFYSHRPDPDTPFEETAHALDLMVRQGKALYIGISNYSAEQTAEISKIFKELKTPFIIHQPSYSMYNRWIEDGLQDVLQENQLGTIAFSPLAQGMLTDRYLNGIPKDSRAGRTTSQFLNEEKVNATIERSRALNEIAKRRGQTLAEMAVSWILRDGKVTSVLIGASKVSQIEDNVKALDNLDFSPSELAEIEKVLNR, encoded by the coding sequence ATGTATCAAGCAGCAGAGGATCGTTACAACAATATGATTTACAATCGTGTGGGGAACAGTGGATTAAAATTGCCAGCATTGTCTTTAGGAATGTGGCATAATTTCGGTGATGTAGATCTATTTGAAAACAGCCGTAAAATGGTTCATCGTGCATTCGATTTAGGAATTACCCATTTTGACTTAGCCAATAACTACGGCCCTCCAGCGGGAAGTGCCGAAGAAAACTTTGGACGTATTTTAAAGAAAGATTTGCTTCCTTACCGTGATGAATTGATTATTTCAAGCAAGGCCGGATATGATATGTGGCCAGGCCCATATGGTGAATTTGGTTCTAAAAAATATTTGACTGCTAGTATTGACCAAAGTTTGAAGCGTCTTGGATTAGATTATGTTGATATCTTTTACTCTCATCGTCCAGATCCGGATACACCTTTTGAAGAAACAGCACATGCATTGGACTTAATGGTTCGCCAAGGTAAAGCTTTGTATATTGGAATCTCTAATTACTCTGCCGAACAAACAGCTGAAATTTCAAAAATATTTAAAGAATTAAAAACGCCTTTCATTATTCATCAACCTTCTTACAGTATGTATAACCGTTGGATAGAAGATGGACTACAAGATGTTTTACAAGAAAACCAATTAGGAACTATTGCGTTTAGTCCCTTAGCGCAAGGTATGTTGACAGACCGTTACCTGAATGGTATTCCAAAAGATTCGAGAGCTGGTCGGACAACAAGTCAATTCTTGAATGAAGAAAAAGTAAATGCTACCATAGAGCGATCAAGAGCACTAAATGAAATCGCAAAACGCCGAGGCCAAACGTTAGCTGAAATGGCTGTTTCGTGGATTTTAAGGGATGGAAAAGTCACAAGTGTATTGATTGGAGCCAGCAAGGTAAGCCAAATCGAAGATAATGTCAAAGCATTAGATAACCTTGATTTTTCTCCTTCAGAATTAGCCGAAATTGAAAAGGTTTTGAATCGTTAG
- a CDS encoding DUF3284 domain-containing protein encodes MISLDTLSYKYVLKSDKSSVFKVLVDEQLQYFQKNDPKIISLEEGTSVQCNLTTKLQSLPVSSVMEITKLKAEETLQTKTSYSSGMILQMYEFKKDKKGKDILIYSEKNTFSETRNQYGFMLIGFFYKLFYNRGIAKRMRYIDNLSMHVS; translated from the coding sequence ATGATAAGTCTTGACACATTGAGTTATAAGTATGTATTGAAATCTGATAAATCTTCTGTCTTTAAGGTGTTAGTTGATGAGCAATTGCAGTATTTTCAAAAGAACGATCCCAAAATTATCTCTTTAGAGGAGGGGACATCTGTTCAATGCAACTTAACGACAAAACTCCAAAGCCTTCCGGTTTCCAGTGTGATGGAAATTACAAAACTAAAGGCTGAAGAAACACTTCAAACGAAAACTAGCTATTCATCGGGTATGATTTTACAAATGTACGAATTTAAAAAAGATAAAAAAGGCAAAGATATTCTGATTTATTCAGAAAAAAATACGTTTTCGGAAACAAGGAATCAATATGGTTTTATGTTGATTGGGTTTTTCTATAAGCTTTTTTACAATAGAGGAATAGCAAAAAGAATGAGATATATTGATAACTTATCAATGCATGTTTCATAA
- a CDS encoding histidine phosphatase family protein — protein sequence MTKTVYLMRHGETFFNQQKKIQGWCDSPLTDKGKNQAIIAGQYFTENNISIESAYSSTSERACDTLELVTNKDYKRIKGLKEWNFGVFEAEHEYLNPPLPYGDFFVPYGGEGELQFRERVAKTLYKIIEEEEKQTVLVVSHGAACRQFMRYWAHTSEVDQKDRLGNCCILKFEFKDEAFKLLEIINHDFSGL from the coding sequence ATGACAAAAACAGTGTATTTAATGAGACATGGCGAAACTTTTTTTAATCAACAAAAGAAAATACAAGGCTGGTGCGATTCACCGCTGACAGATAAGGGGAAAAATCAAGCCATCATAGCAGGCCAATACTTCACTGAAAATAATATAAGCATTGAAAGTGCCTATTCCTCAACTTCTGAACGTGCTTGTGACACATTGGAGCTTGTAACGAATAAGGATTATAAAAGAATTAAGGGGCTAAAGGAATGGAATTTTGGAGTGTTTGAAGCAGAACATGAATACTTAAATCCGCCTTTGCCTTATGGAGATTTTTTTGTACCTTATGGTGGAGAAGGAGAGTTGCAATTTAGAGAAAGAGTTGCTAAGACGCTGTACAAAATAATAGAAGAAGAAGAAAAACAAACAGTATTAGTTGTATCTCATGGGGCAGCTTGCAGACAGTTTATGAGGTATTGGGCACATACTAGTGAAGTGGACCAAAAAGATCGTTTAGGAAATTGTTGCATTCTAAAATTTGAGTTTAAGGACGAAGCTTTTAAATTACTTGAGATCATCAATCATGATTTTTCAGGATTATAG